One Opitutaceae bacterium DNA segment encodes these proteins:
- a CDS encoding ATP-binding cassette domain-containing protein, translating to MPGSGTDGCAMGDVVISISAVTKRFPGASAPALDGIRADILRGGVTGLVGPDGAGKTTLLRLIAGLLLPSDGRITVDGHDSVRDAESIRGMLGYMPQKFGLYEDLSVMENLTLYADLRGVVGQARKDSFKRLLAFTDLERFISRPAGKLSGGMKQKLGLACTLLGRPRVLLLDEPSVGVDPISRRELWKMVQELVDQGMAVVWSTSYLDEAELCAETLLMNQGKLLFAGKPSDLTARVRDRCYRIRAIAGDKREVLTRATSRDDVLDGVIQADAVRLVLHKDARVFEGEEVGAGGNSRLERVEPRFEDAFIDMLGGGHGGESVLARQLKPRALDGSVVIEAHDLTKKFGDFVATDRVTFEVRRGEVFGLLGPNGAGKSTTFKMMCGLLRATAGTARVMGLDLQKSAGRARQRLGYMAQKFSLYGNLSVVQNLQFFSGAYGLRGDRQRREIDQMVEVFGLGPHLTDRTDSLPLGFKQRLALACAVMHEPDILFLDEPTSGVDPVTRREFWTHINGVVRRGVTVMVTTHFMDEAEYCDRIGLIMRGRLIAVGRPDELKQMVVSERQPDPTMEDAFIGLVEGSGEG from the coding sequence TGCTGCGTCTGATCGCCGGGCTTCTTCTGCCTTCGGATGGTCGGATCACGGTGGACGGTCACGATTCCGTCAGGGACGCGGAGTCCATCCGGGGGATGCTGGGCTATATGCCGCAGAAATTCGGTCTCTATGAGGATCTATCGGTGATGGAGAACCTGACCCTCTATGCCGATCTTCGCGGGGTGGTGGGCCAGGCGCGGAAGGATTCCTTCAAGCGACTGCTCGCCTTCACCGATCTCGAGCGCTTCATCTCCCGGCCGGCCGGCAAGCTGTCGGGTGGCATGAAGCAGAAACTCGGCCTGGCCTGCACACTCCTGGGCCGTCCCAGGGTCCTGCTCCTGGACGAACCCAGCGTCGGGGTGGATCCGATCTCCCGGCGGGAACTCTGGAAAATGGTGCAGGAACTGGTCGACCAGGGCATGGCGGTCGTCTGGAGCACCTCCTATCTGGACGAGGCAGAACTCTGTGCGGAGACCCTTCTGATGAATCAGGGCAAACTGTTGTTTGCCGGGAAACCGTCGGACTTGACCGCGAGGGTCCGTGACCGTTGCTACCGCATTCGCGCTATTGCGGGTGACAAGCGCGAGGTACTGACGCGGGCGACCTCGCGTGACGATGTGCTGGATGGGGTTATCCAGGCAGATGCGGTGCGGCTTGTTCTGCACAAGGATGCCCGGGTGTTTGAGGGGGAGGAGGTCGGTGCGGGCGGGAACAGCCGGCTTGAGCGGGTCGAGCCCCGATTCGAGGATGCCTTCATCGACATGCTTGGCGGAGGGCATGGCGGAGAATCGGTCCTCGCCCGCCAGCTGAAGCCCAGGGCACTGGATGGGTCGGTCGTGATCGAGGCGCACGACTTGACCAAGAAGTTCGGTGACTTCGTCGCGACCGACCGGGTGACCTTTGAGGTAAGAAGGGGTGAGGTATTCGGTCTGCTCGGACCGAACGGGGCGGGCAAATCCACCACCTTCAAGATGATGTGCGGGCTGCTCCGGGCCACCGCCGGGACCGCCCGCGTCATGGGTCTGGATCTTCAGAAGAGTGCGGGCCGGGCCCGTCAGCGTCTCGGGTATATGGCGCAGAAGTTCTCGCTCTACGGCAATCTGTCGGTCGTTCAGAATCTCCAGTTCTTCTCGGGCGCTTACGGTTTGCGCGGCGACCGCCAACGCCGGGAGATTGACCAGATGGTTGAAGTCTTCGGACTGGGCCCCCATCTGACGGACCGGACGGATTCATTGCCGCTGGGTTTCAAACAACGCCTGGCCCTGGCCTGTGCGGTGATGCACGAGCCGGACATCCTCTTCCTTGATGAACCGACCTCCGGAGTGGATCCGGTAACCCGCCGGGAATTCTGGACCCATATCAATGGGGTGGTCCGTCGGGGCGTCACCGTCATGGTCACCACCCACTTCATGGACGAAGCCGAATACTGCGACCGGATCGGGCTGATCATGAGGGGACGGCTCATTGCCGTCGGCAGGCCTGACGAACTCAAACAGATGGTCGTCTCGGAGCGACAACCCGACCCGACAATGGAGGATGCCTTCATCGGGTTGGTGGAGGGGAGTGGGGAGGGATGA
- a CDS encoding ABC transporter permease produces MKTNFSFRRFRALCKKEVFQIVRDPTSIAIAFLLPAMLLIIFGYGISLDSNSLRVGLVMEDTGPEARDFVSSLEGSPYLALVTTGDREQMADALTAGRIRGFVVISSDFSRRLARAGERAPIQVIADGSEPNTAQFVSGYLQGAWQSWLGQRAAASGHRRIAPIRIDPRYWYNPAAISRYYLLPGSITIIMTVIGALLTSLVVAREWERGTMEALLSTPVNRAELILSKLIPYYVLGIIALAICVGMAVVFFGVPFRGSIPVLLLVSSLFLGSALGMGLLISTVTRNQFDAAQVALNAAYLPALILSGFIFEIRSMPAVIQAVTYLIPARYFVTAIQTLFQAGDLWSILWHDILFLTAASIVFIGLTVLKTRRRLE; encoded by the coding sequence ATGAAGACCAACTTTTCATTCCGGCGCTTCCGGGCGCTCTGCAAGAAGGAGGTCTTTCAGATCGTTCGCGATCCGACCAGCATCGCGATTGCCTTTCTCCTTCCCGCGATGTTGCTCATCATCTTCGGTTACGGCATCAGCCTGGATTCGAACAGTCTGCGGGTCGGGCTGGTCATGGAGGATACCGGCCCGGAGGCACGGGATTTTGTCTCCAGCCTTGAGGGGTCCCCTTATCTGGCGCTCGTCACCACCGGTGATCGCGAACAGATGGCGGATGCGTTGACTGCGGGACGGATCCGCGGGTTCGTGGTCATTTCCTCCGATTTCTCGCGCCGGCTGGCCCGTGCGGGAGAGAGGGCGCCGATCCAGGTGATTGCGGACGGCTCGGAGCCCAACACCGCCCAATTCGTGTCGGGCTATCTGCAAGGCGCCTGGCAGTCCTGGCTGGGTCAGCGGGCGGCGGCCTCGGGACACCGGCGGATTGCGCCGATCAGGATCGATCCGCGTTATTGGTACAACCCGGCGGCCATCAGCCGCTACTACCTGTTGCCCGGCTCGATCACCATCATCATGACCGTGATCGGGGCATTGTTGACCTCCCTGGTCGTGGCCCGCGAGTGGGAGCGTGGAACGATGGAGGCCCTGCTCTCGACGCCGGTCAATCGGGCTGAGCTCATCCTGAGCAAGCTCATCCCTTACTACGTTCTGGGGATCATCGCACTGGCCATCTGCGTGGGCATGGCGGTGGTGTTTTTCGGCGTTCCCTTCCGTGGTTCGATCCCTGTTCTCCTGCTGGTGTCCTCTCTCTTCCTGGGATCGGCCCTCGGAATGGGCCTGCTCATCTCCACGGTGACCCGCAATCAGTTCGACGCCGCCCAGGTTGCGCTCAATGCGGCCTACCTGCCCGCGCTCATCCTCTCCGGTTTCATCTTTGAGATTCGCAGCATGCCGGCCGTCATTCAGGCGGTCACCTATCTCATCCCGGCGCGTTACTTCGTCACCGCCATCCAGACCCTCTTCCAGGCCGGCGACCTCTGGTCGATTCTCTGGCACGACATTCTCTTTCTGACGGCGGCTTCCATCGTCTTCATCGGTCTGACCGTTCTCAAGACCCGGCGCCGGCTGGAATAG
- a CDS encoding ABC transporter permease, producing the protein MIHRIQSLVIKELQSLLRDPQSRRLLIVPVLLQLVLFPSAATLEVKNNTLAIFNEDSGAPSIELIQRFARAEAFPDLLILHSDDEVRQTIDRQEALLVLRFPPDFSRDLAAGRPAALQAILDGRRSNSSQIAFNYAQTIVLGYVNGQIGLPAGSELVVRNWFNPNLDYKWFIVPSLIALITTLGSMIVTALSVAREREQGTFDQLLVSPLTPGMIMIGKAVPAIIVAFFQGTIILMAAVFAYRIPFQGSLFLFYGAALVYVLSLVGCGLFISSLCSTQQQAFLGAFGFLVPAILLSGFTAPIENMPIWMQRITWADPLSHFLVVVKGVFLKGMGAADVWTNTWPMLVIATVTLGASVIIFNRKIA; encoded by the coding sequence ATGATCCATCGTATCCAATCCCTGGTGATAAAGGAACTGCAATCGCTGTTGCGCGACCCGCAGAGTCGCCGGCTTCTCATTGTGCCCGTCCTGCTGCAATTGGTGCTTTTCCCGTCTGCCGCGACTTTGGAGGTGAAGAACAACACCCTTGCCATCTTCAACGAGGATTCGGGCGCGCCCTCGATCGAGTTGATACAGCGGTTCGCGCGGGCCGAGGCCTTCCCTGATCTGCTCATACTTCACTCCGACGACGAGGTCCGGCAGACGATCGACCGTCAGGAGGCCCTGCTGGTCCTGCGTTTTCCCCCGGACTTTTCGCGCGATCTGGCGGCGGGCCGCCCGGCCGCCCTGCAGGCCATCCTTGACGGGCGACGGTCGAACAGCAGTCAGATCGCCTTCAATTACGCCCAGACGATCGTGCTCGGCTATGTCAACGGGCAGATCGGCCTGCCGGCAGGATCCGAGCTGGTGGTCCGGAACTGGTTCAACCCGAATCTCGACTACAAGTGGTTCATCGTTCCCAGCCTGATCGCCCTGATCACCACGCTCGGGAGCATGATCGTGACGGCACTTTCAGTGGCGCGCGAGCGCGAGCAGGGAACCTTCGATCAGCTGCTCGTCTCTCCCCTGACCCCGGGGATGATCATGATCGGCAAAGCAGTGCCGGCGATCATCGTCGCCTTTTTCCAGGGCACCATCATCCTGATGGCGGCGGTCTTTGCCTACCGGATCCCTTTTCAGGGTTCGCTCTTTCTCTTTTACGGCGCAGCCCTCGTCTACGTCCTCTCGCTCGTGGGTTGCGGGTTGTTCATCTCGTCTCTCTGCAGTACCCAGCAACAGGCCTTTCTCGGGGCTTTCGGGTTCCTTGTTCCGGCCATCCTTCTCTCCGGATTCACCGCCCCGATCGAGAATATGCCGATCTGGATGCAACGGATCACCTGGGCGGATCCGCTCAGTCATTTCCTGGTCGTCGTGAAGGGCGTCTTCCTGAAGGGGATGGGTGCAGCCGATGTCTGGACCAACACCTGGCCGATGCTGGTCATCGCAACCGTCACCCTCGGGGCCTCGGTCATCATCTTCAACCGCAAGATCGCCTGA
- a CDS encoding efflux transporter outer membrane subunit, which translates to MNPIRIHLIAVTVAVGLAGCTVGPDYEQPETSLPASFRQAGAAGTAEPRVDWWASFADPQLTQLVEGALETNLDLQAAEARVRQARAEWSVVAGASQPSLNAGAQAGRNSASLNNPQYTILPDGIPNTLNDFKAGFDASWEVDLFGYNRRSNEAAEARFGQVQERRNAVALTVAGEVAAQYVEYRVAQHRLAVLRETIDLQADTLRLARIRSEAGVGTDFDAARAEAEWRSLRAQLPPLEARRLASVQALAVLTGRESSGLENELALFGPVPVPAELPPVGLPSDLLTRRPDIRLAERQLAAATADVGAAVAGQFPRFSLVGTLGLESVEAGDFTDSASRYWSIGSGLVWPLFNGGRLKNQEEAKRQAAEAALLDYRQTVLRALADVETVLIRYRRQEETARELEAARDAASRAVGWARQRYQAGENPLTDVLDAQRQLNQVTDQLARLEGDIALSHVALNKALGGGWQGEGPVEVSVADTVSLR; encoded by the coding sequence ATGAATCCGATTCGAATCCACCTCATTGCAGTGACTGTCGCAGTCGGCCTGGCCGGCTGCACGGTCGGGCCCGACTACGAGCAACCGGAAACAAGCCTGCCGGCGTCTTTCAGACAGGCCGGCGCGGCCGGAACGGCCGAGCCCCGGGTCGACTGGTGGGCTTCGTTTGCCGATCCGCAGCTGACGCAGCTTGTGGAGGGTGCCCTTGAAACGAACCTGGATCTACAGGCGGCCGAAGCGCGGGTGCGCCAGGCTCGGGCCGAATGGAGCGTGGTCGCCGGTGCGAGCCAACCGTCGCTGAACGCGGGGGCCCAGGCGGGCCGCAATTCCGCCAGCCTGAACAATCCCCAGTACACCATCCTTCCCGACGGCATCCCGAACACGTTGAACGATTTCAAGGCCGGATTCGACGCTTCCTGGGAGGTCGATCTTTTTGGATACAACCGGCGGTCGAACGAGGCGGCAGAGGCGCGCTTTGGCCAGGTTCAGGAGCGGCGCAACGCGGTCGCTCTGACGGTGGCGGGAGAAGTGGCCGCGCAGTATGTGGAGTACCGGGTGGCCCAACATCGACTGGCGGTTCTGCGTGAAACCATCGACCTGCAGGCCGACACTCTGCGGCTGGCCCGAATCCGGTCCGAAGCCGGGGTGGGAACCGACTTCGATGCGGCAAGGGCGGAAGCGGAGTGGCGAAGTCTTCGCGCCCAGCTTCCGCCGCTTGAGGCGCGCAGGCTGGCGTCGGTTCAGGCACTCGCGGTGTTGACCGGCCGGGAGTCGAGTGGTCTCGAGAACGAGTTGGCTCTGTTCGGCCCGGTTCCGGTCCCGGCGGAGTTGCCTCCGGTGGGGTTGCCATCGGATCTGCTGACACGGCGGCCGGATATCCGGCTGGCCGAACGTCAACTGGCGGCGGCCACGGCCGATGTGGGTGCCGCCGTGGCCGGGCAGTTCCCGCGATTCTCGCTGGTGGGGACGCTCGGACTGGAGTCGGTTGAAGCGGGCGATTTCACCGACTCGGCCAGTCGGTATTGGTCGATCGGCTCGGGCCTCGTCTGGCCCCTGTTCAATGGCGGGCGGCTGAAGAATCAGGAAGAGGCGAAACGTCAGGCGGCCGAGGCGGCGCTCCTGGACTATCGGCAAACCGTCCTGCGCGCCCTGGCCGACGTCGAGACCGTGCTCATCCGCTATCGCCGCCAGGAGGAAACCGCGCGGGAACTCGAAGCGGCCCGCGATGCGGCGAGTCGGGCGGTCGGTTGGGCCCGTCAGCGTTATCAGGCCGGTGAGAATCCCCTGACGGATGTTCTCGATGCCCAGCGGCAGCTCAATCAAGTCACCGATCAGCTCGCGCGGCTTGAGGGTGACATTGCCCTGAGCCATGTGGCCCTGAACAAGGCTCTCGGCGGCGGATGGCAGGGCGAGGGGCCGGTCGAGGTGTCGGTGGCAGATACGGTGTCGCTCCGCTGA
- a CDS encoding tetratricopeptide repeat protein produces the protein MRNTQIQKYRSGWLLGAMLLFAATGNAQDDKPLVSELLEAGVYQEEARGDLDAAIALYQQVVDSDEISRPKAAEAQYRLAVCYQKQGNNAMAVRSFEALVKNFPNQTEWVDAALAHLPKPFEPELIPWVDGETELMEIRLPTGSVVGYSFYRTEKVVREGRDLWQITNRTLANADIITKVEIDPVTQAPVYGYFNGGGDTKEISWWFDEDQIRSIYGDDPEEKTTPTSGRVIDNLQAHYLVRQMPMEVGFSTQQSIFVGMTGNLIPVTFTVKAVEEVETPLGVFECVQTEIDLAVQKQTIWTSTDASRRLIKFKAGGVEIVASRYAVVEPGEVQTFVQEAMGLAFDVPAEWGIFKNPGNDDSQVRLEIREAGSPVSIQFLANRDDSEEAADAVSAVKKAREIAEKQVERFQKRDNSFIVNEESWESLEVPGAAGVSVTGNLEEFGQAKTLKKVVLRTDNLTIVFNMGCASDQFDDTEPAFDAMVGSLRVD, from the coding sequence ATGAGAAACACACAGATTCAGAAATACCGATCAGGCTGGTTGCTGGGAGCGATGCTCCTTTTTGCGGCGACCGGAAATGCACAGGACGACAAGCCGTTGGTCAGCGAATTGCTCGAGGCTGGGGTTTACCAGGAAGAGGCCCGGGGAGACCTTGATGCGGCCATCGCGCTTTACCAGCAGGTGGTTGATTCGGACGAGATCAGCCGGCCCAAAGCGGCCGAGGCCCAATACCGCCTTGCGGTCTGTTACCAGAAGCAGGGGAACAACGCCATGGCGGTCCGGAGTTTCGAGGCGTTGGTGAAGAATTTCCCCAACCAGACCGAGTGGGTGGATGCGGCACTGGCTCACCTTCCGAAACCCTTTGAACCGGAGTTGATTCCCTGGGTCGATGGGGAGACCGAGTTAATGGAAATCCGCCTGCCGACCGGATCGGTGGTGGGCTACTCGTTCTACCGGACCGAAAAGGTCGTGCGGGAAGGCCGCGATCTCTGGCAGATCACCAACCGGACTCTGGCCAATGCGGACATCATCACCAAGGTCGAGATCGATCCGGTCACCCAGGCTCCGGTCTACGGTTACTTCAACGGGGGCGGAGATACCAAGGAGATCAGCTGGTGGTTCGATGAAGACCAGATCCGGTCGATCTATGGAGACGACCCGGAGGAGAAAACCACACCGACCAGCGGCAGGGTGATCGACAACCTGCAGGCCCACTACCTTGTGCGTCAGATGCCGATGGAAGTGGGATTCTCAACCCAGCAGAGCATCTTTGTCGGGATGACTGGAAACCTCATTCCGGTCACGTTCACGGTGAAGGCGGTCGAGGAGGTCGAGACACCGCTGGGAGTCTTTGAATGCGTTCAGACGGAGATCGACCTGGCCGTGCAGAAGCAAACCATCTGGACATCGACCGATGCGAGCCGGCGGCTGATCAAGTTCAAAGCCGGCGGGGTGGAGATCGTGGCCAGCCGCTATGCCGTGGTGGAGCCGGGCGAAGTCCAGACCTTTGTCCAGGAAGCGATGGGCCTGGCCTTTGATGTGCCCGCCGAATGGGGTATTTTCAAAAACCCGGGCAACGACGACAGTCAGGTGAGGTTGGAAATCCGCGAAGCAGGCAGTCCCGTTTCCATTCAATTCCTCGCCAATCGGGATGACAGTGAAGAGGCTGCTGACGCGGTGAGCGCGGTTAAAAAGGCGCGGGAGATAGCCGAAAAACAGGTCGAACGCTTCCAGAAGAGGGATAATAGCTTCATCGTGAACGAGGAATCCTGGGAGAGTCTTGAGGTGCCCGGAGCCGCCGGTGTGTCAGTGACCGGAAACCTGGAGGAATTCGGCCAGGCCAAGACCCTCAAAAAAGTGGTCCTGAGGACGGACAACCTGACGATCGTCTTCAACATGGGCTGCGCGTCGGATCAGTTCGACGACACTGAACCGGCTTTCGACGCCATGGTGGGTTCGCTGCGGGTGGATTGA
- a CDS encoding HAMP domain-containing sensor histidine kinase, with the protein MVNRAFNRKSGGTAQGKTWAVLVLLVLVVLIPAVAVSWLVLKASEDKQMVVEKIYEDARTGFLESGQNAVREEVARTGERFAELVAGVAPEARWARVWSSGEADGYSPADSEMPAAGRAMAVVGDDRPGSPMIDELEAIGDLRRRGDVEEAGERMDALLKRPDLPDARLPDGRMIAPMVAFLATETAGDDEHRETARARLKAMILDEDIRAAMPLTQLVFYLGRIRDWDDDPQVEALNPFVRNSVQWMEHREGASESEGQPAVSRSGSLIGFRPAPASGVFLLEATTLATRVQERLDLLEDRAGGRLVLRESRSTSNGGPPVGEAGTGVIGVEAGFPLQGWLIEFQGDDGITAMGRANREVFWLAFVGAFVIGLSIALSLALFRVMQRQTRLAQLKNDLVATVSHELKTPVASIRLLVDTLQADPEWDPVRVKDYLGLISRENKRLGHLIENFLSFSRMERDKNSFDLRPVDPRMIVTEAETIFRERLVDGDGLFRVECDGSLPLIVADCEALQTALGNLLENAQKYGGRHPDILLTVGRKDGWVEFSVEDKGIGIAKEDQKRIFEKFFQARTRLSEHAGGVGLGLSIVSFIVEKHRGELKLESETGKGSRFTIRIPAGPDEPADASS; encoded by the coding sequence TTGGTCAATCGAGCTTTCAATCGAAAATCCGGAGGGACCGCCCAGGGGAAGACCTGGGCGGTCCTGGTGTTGCTTGTCCTGGTGGTTCTGATACCAGCGGTGGCCGTCAGCTGGCTGGTGCTGAAGGCGTCCGAAGACAAGCAGATGGTCGTGGAGAAGATCTACGAGGATGCCCGGACCGGTTTTCTGGAGTCCGGCCAGAACGCGGTCCGTGAGGAAGTCGCTCGAACAGGCGAGCGCTTCGCCGAGCTCGTTGCCGGGGTCGCACCGGAGGCGAGGTGGGCCCGGGTCTGGTCCTCCGGTGAGGCGGACGGCTATTCCCCGGCCGATTCGGAAATGCCGGCGGCTGGAAGGGCCATGGCCGTCGTCGGCGACGACCGGCCGGGCAGTCCGATGATCGACGAATTGGAGGCGATCGGCGACCTTCGCCGAAGGGGCGATGTTGAGGAGGCCGGGGAAAGGATGGACGCTTTGCTGAAGCGGCCGGACCTGCCCGATGCGCGGCTGCCGGACGGACGGATGATCGCGCCCATGGTGGCCTTCCTGGCGACCGAAACGGCGGGTGACGACGAACATAGGGAGACGGCCCGGGCTCGGCTGAAGGCGATGATTCTGGACGAGGATATCCGGGCCGCCATGCCGCTCACCCAATTGGTGTTTTACCTGGGGCGCATCCGGGATTGGGACGATGATCCACAGGTGGAGGCGTTGAACCCCTTTGTGCGGAACAGCGTCCAGTGGATGGAGCACCGGGAGGGGGCATCGGAATCGGAAGGACAGCCAGCGGTCTCCAGAAGCGGTTCGTTGATTGGTTTCCGACCCGCTCCGGCCTCCGGTGTTTTTCTGCTGGAGGCAACGACCCTGGCCACTCGGGTGCAGGAGCGCCTGGATTTGCTGGAAGATCGGGCTGGGGGCCGGCTGGTTCTGCGCGAATCCCGTTCAACTTCCAACGGCGGACCGCCGGTCGGGGAGGCCGGAACCGGGGTGATCGGGGTAGAGGCGGGTTTTCCCCTCCAGGGCTGGCTCATTGAATTCCAGGGAGACGACGGAATCACCGCGATGGGCCGAGCCAACCGGGAGGTCTTCTGGCTGGCCTTTGTCGGCGCCTTCGTCATCGGGCTCTCCATCGCCCTTTCGCTGGCCCTTTTCCGGGTGATGCAGAGGCAGACGCGCCTGGCCCAGCTGAAGAACGACCTGGTGGCCACGGTTTCCCATGAACTCAAGACGCCGGTGGCCTCGATCCGCCTCCTCGTCGATACCCTGCAAGCCGATCCGGAATGGGACCCGGTCCGGGTGAAGGATTACCTGGGATTGATTTCGCGGGAGAACAAGCGTCTGGGGCACCTGATTGAGAACTTCCTTTCCTTCTCGCGGATGGAGCGGGACAAGAACAGCTTTGATCTCCGGCCGGTCGATCCGCGAATGATCGTCACGGAAGCGGAAACCATCTTTCGCGAGCGCCTGGTCGACGGGGATGGTCTCTTCCGGGTCGAGTGCGATGGGAGCCTTCCGCTGATCGTGGCGGATTGTGAGGCCCTGCAGACTGCTTTGGGCAACCTGCTGGAAAACGCCCAGAAGTACGGAGGCCGTCATCCGGACATCCTTCTGACGGTTGGCCGCAAAGACGGCTGGGTTGAGTTTTCGGTCGAAGACAAGGGAATCGGGATAGCGAAGGAGGACCAGAAGCGGATCTTCGAGAAGTTTTTCCAGGCCCGGACCCGCCTTTCCGAGCATGCGGGTGGGGTGGGTCTCGGCTTGAGCATCGTGTCCTTTATCGTGGAAAAACACCGGGGGGAATTGAAACTGGAAAGTGAGACCGGCAAAGGCAGCCGGTTTACGATCCGCATTCCCGCGGGCCCGGATGAACCCGCCGACGCGTCGTCATGA
- a CDS encoding response regulator transcription factor → MRAKVLIIEDDAALRRGLVDNFTDQGYEVLPAARGDEGLDLALSKGPDLVLLDIMLPGMNGYEICEAIRREGFDYPIIMLTAKGQESDIVRGLELGADDYVTKPFSIQELVARVRAFLRRHRAAGTEVFSFGRCSLDRSSHRFTRDGAVVDLTAKEFQLLEYFLENPGRALTRTTIMNKVWGSSVMVTQRSVDRCVTTLRAKVEENPHAPQHIITIRDVGYRFEQAAG, encoded by the coding sequence ATGAGGGCGAAAGTTCTGATCATCGAGGACGATGCCGCGTTGCGGCGGGGACTGGTCGACAACTTCACCGACCAGGGCTATGAGGTGCTTCCGGCGGCGAGAGGCGACGAAGGTCTGGATCTGGCGCTGTCGAAAGGCCCCGATCTCGTGCTGCTCGATATCATGCTGCCCGGGATGAATGGGTATGAGATTTGCGAGGCGATCCGGAGGGAAGGCTTTGACTATCCGATCATCATGCTGACGGCCAAGGGACAGGAAAGTGATATTGTCCGGGGGCTCGAACTGGGAGCGGATGATTATGTGACCAAACCCTTCAGTATTCAGGAACTGGTGGCAAGGGTCCGGGCCTTTCTGCGACGGCATCGGGCGGCCGGGACCGAGGTCTTTTCCTTCGGGCGTTGCAGCCTCGACCGCAGTTCCCATCGATTCACCCGGGATGGGGCGGTGGTCGATCTGACAGCCAAGGAGTTTCAATTGCTCGAATACTTTCTGGAGAACCCCGGGAGGGCCCTGACCCGGACGACGATCATGAACAAGGTCTGGGGCAGCTCGGTCATGGTGACCCAGCGCAGCGTCGACCGTTGTGTGACCACCCTGAGGGCGAAAGTGGAGGAGAACCCGCACGCCCCCCAACACATCATTACCATCCGGGATGTGGGTTACCGTTTTGAGCAGGCTGCGGGATGA
- a CDS encoding efflux RND transporter permease subunit, with the protein MGTGETGTRIQYHCLLVGRNHGIGFQRDNEPSAVITGRKVPIDRMRPIAMTTFAAILALLPLAPGIGQGAAMQRPLAIAIIAGLSVQHPLVLVILPVMLAWFGTGPRQPEQAPCPPGRVRR; encoded by the coding sequence ATGGGGACCGGGGAAACCGGCACCCGTATTCAATACCATTGTCTCCTCGTGGGACGCAATCACGGTATCGGATTTCAGCGTGATAATGAGCCATCCGCTGTCATAACGGGCAGAAAGGTCCCGATTGATCGCATGCGGCCGATCGCCATGACCACCTTTGCCGCCATCCTGGCGTTGCTGCCGCTCGCTCCCGGTATCGGCCAGGGCGCTGCCATGCAGCGTCCGTTGGCGATCGCCATCATCGCCGGTCTGAGTGTGCAGCATCCGCTGGTCCTGGTGATCCTGCCCGTCATGCTGGCCTGGTTCGGAACCGGGCCTCGCCAGCCCGAACAGGCCCCGTGCCCGCCCGGCCGGGTTCGCCGCTAG
- the cmoA gene encoding carboxy-S-adenosyl-L-methionine synthase CmoA, with translation MTTKNKDEVFRETITKVPDFKFGTAVANVFDDMVSRSVPFYGEIQRMVAELAADYAREGSDVVDLGCSTGTTMIGMDSLIDPSIRFIGVDDSTQMLDKCRLKLEEAGFKRPCDLRVADLNKGMEIRNASVVVLCLTLQFVRPIYRENLLRQICQGLEPGGALILVEKILAEESTMNRDFIKYYYNYKRRNNYSEMEISQKREALENVLIPYKLSENVSLLRDVGFAHCEVFFKWYNFSGLIAVKK, from the coding sequence ATGACAACCAAGAACAAAGACGAAGTCTTTAGGGAAACCATCACCAAAGTGCCCGATTTCAAGTTCGGCACGGCGGTTGCCAATGTGTTTGACGACATGGTCAGCCGATCTGTCCCTTTCTACGGTGAGATCCAGCGGATGGTCGCGGAACTGGCCGCGGATTACGCGAGGGAAGGTTCCGATGTGGTCGACCTGGGCTGCTCGACCGGCACGACCATGATCGGAATGGACAGCCTTATCGATCCGTCAATCCGCTTCATCGGGGTCGACGATTCGACCCAGATGCTCGACAAGTGCCGCCTGAAACTGGAAGAGGCCGGTTTCAAGCGTCCCTGCGATCTGCGGGTCGCCGACCTCAACAAAGGGATGGAAATCCGCAATGCCTCGGTCGTCGTCCTCTGCCTGACCCTCCAGTTTGTGCGTCCCATCTATCGCGAAAACCTCCTCCGGCAGATCTGCCAGGGGCTGGAGCCGGGCGGTGCCTTGATTCTGGTGGAGAAGATCCTTGCCGAAGAGAGCACCATGAATCGCGATTTCATCAAGTACTACTACAACTACAAGCGGCGCAACAATTACAGTGAAATGGAGATTTCACAGAAGAGGGAGGCGCTGGAGAACGTTCTCATCCCCTACAAATTGAGCGAGAACGTGAGCCTGCTGCGTGATGTGGGCTTCGCTCATTGCGAGGTCTTCTTCAAATGGTACAACTTTTCAGGTCTCATTGCCGTCAAGAAATGA